In a single window of the Lagenorhynchus albirostris chromosome 19, mLagAlb1.1, whole genome shotgun sequence genome:
- the TRADD gene encoding tumor necrosis factor receptor type 1-associated DEATH domain protein isoform X1: MLERPFPGGKMAAGPNGLEEWVGSAYLFVESSLDKVVLSDAYAHPQQKVAVYRALRTALAESGGSPDVLQMLKIHRSDPQLIVQLRFSGRQACGRFLRTYREGALRAALQGCLAAELTLHSVPLQLELRAGAEQLDALLTDEERCLNCIFAQKPDRLRDEELTELEDALRNLTCGSGGQGGDVEGAPAPSQSLAPSPSEEKPPPPPPPPPSGQTFLFHGQPVVNRPLSLQDQQTFARSVGLKWRKVGRSLQRGCRALRDPALDSLAYEYEREGLYEQAFQLLRRFVQAEGRRATLQRLVEALEENELTSLAEDLLGLANPHGGLA, translated from the exons ATGCTGGAGCGCCCCTTCCCAG GAGGCAAGATGGCGGCTGGGCCAAATGGGCTCGAGGAGTGGGTGGGCAGTGCCTACCTATTTGTGGAGTCCTCGCTGGACAAGGTGGTCTTGTCGGATGCCTACGCTCACCCGCAGCAGAAAGTGGCGGTGTACAGGGCTCTGCGGACTGCCCTGGCAG AGAGTGGCGGGAGCCCCGACGTGCTGCAGATGCTCAAGATCCACCGCAGCGATCCGCAGCTGATCGTGCAGTTGCGTTTCAGCGGGCGCCAGGCCTGCGGCCGCTTCCTCCGCACCTACCGCGAGGGGGCACTGCGCGCCGCGCTGCAAGGGTGCTTGGCGGCGGAGCTGACCCTGCACTCCGTGCCGCTGCAACTGGAGCTGCGCGCCGGCGCGGAGCAGCTAGATGCCTTGCTGACCGACGAGGAGCGCTGTTTGAATTGCATCTTCGCCCAGAAG CCCGACCGGCTCCGGGATGAGGAACTAACAGAGTTGGAGGATGCGCTCAGGAATCTGACGTGCGGCTCGGGGGGCCAAGGGGGCGACGTGGAGGGCGCTCCGGCCCCCTCGCAGTCTCTGGCACCCTCTCCGTCGGAGGAGaagccaccgccgccgccgccgccgccgccgtctgGCCAGACTTTTCTGTTCCATGGTCAGCCCGTAG TGAaccggccgctgagcctgcaggacCAACAGACGTTCGCGCGCTCAGTGGGCCTCAAGTGGCGCAAGGTGGGGCGCTCCTTGCAGCGCGGCTGTCGTGCATTGCGGGACCCGGCGCTTGACTCACTGGCCTATGAATACGAGCGTGAAGGGCTGTATGAGCAGGCCTTCCAGCTGCTGCGGCGCTTCGTGCAGGCCGAGGGCCGCCGCGCCACGCTGCAGCGCCTGGTGGAGGCGCTCGAGGAGAACGAACTCACCAGCCTGGCAGAGGACTTGCTGGGCCTCGCAAATCCCCATGGCGGCCTGGCCTAG
- the FBXL8 gene encoding F-box/LRR-repeat protein 8 isoform X1, translating into MTTAPRPCFRARIHLGSCRHWEAHPPSALTWPPRLVPDSHARPAPLDSRCFRVCAERRGGAPVRAAPSVPASRPSGSPRFLPTTVLRRQSPVSGQNPSGPLSSGTPTLLPAMAEPGEQLPEEVLALIFRHLPLRDRAAAARVCRAWAAAATCSTVWHNTNISCDCELEGMQPQYLSACLDHVQNLRLEFVPSREPSRLAAIELLTALAGRNPELRGLCLECRGEKRLFDSGRDVLDAVHALCRAARALRHLDLRRLPFTLDDALVLQVAHGCPELCSLFLDNSTLVGSVGPGSVLELLEACPCLRALGLHLASLSRTALEALAAPDRAPFELLALRCACPEDARASPLPNEAWAELSRRHPGLAVELELEPALPAESVTRVLQPAVPVAALRLSLSGDTVGPVRFAARHYAATLRALEVRAAASAELDAALEELAERCVGLREVHCFCVVRPSVLHAFRTHCPRLRSYTLKLTREPHPWRPTLVA; encoded by the exons ATGACAACCGCGCCGCGCCCATGCTTCCGAGCCAGGATCCACCTCGGCTCCTGCCGGCACTGGGAAGCCCACCCACCCTCTGCACTAACCTGGCCGCCTCGGCTCGTCCCGGATTCCCACGCCCGCCCGGCTCCACTGGATTCGCGCTGCTTCCGGGTGTGCGCGGAGCGCAGGGGCGGCGCCCCAGTGCGAGCCGCCCCTTCTGTCCCGGCGTCCCGCCCCTCGGGCTCCCCGCGGTTCCTTCCCACCACTGTCCTCCGCCGCCAGTCCCCAGTCTCTGGGCAAAACCCATCTGGTCCGCTGAGCAG CGGAACccccaccctgctcccggccATGGCGGAGCCTGGAGAACAACTGCCGGAGGAGGTGCTGGCACTCATTTTCCGTCACCTGCCCCTGCGGGACCGCGCCGCTGCCGCGAGGGTTTGCAGAGCTTGGGCTGCCGCTGCCACCTGCAGCACTGTGTGGCACAACACGAACATCAG TTGCGACTGTGAGCTAGAAGGCATGCAGCCGCAGTACCTGTCCGCTTGCCTGGACCACGTTCAGAATCTACGTCTGGAATTTGTGCCGTCCAGGGAGCCGAGCCGCCTGGCGGCCATAGAGTTGCTGACCGCACTGGCTGGCCGTAACCCCGAGCTGCGAGGCCTGTGCCTGGAGTGCCGCGGAGAAAAGCGGCTCTTCGACTCGGGTCGCGACGTCCTGGACGCCGTGCACGCCCTCTGTAGGGCCGCCCGCGCGCTGCGCCACCTCGACCTAAGGCGCTTGCCCTTCACACTGGACGACGCGCTGGTGCTGCAGGTGGCACACGGCTGCCCGGAGCTCTGCAGCCTTTTCCTGGATAACAGTACGCTGGTGGGCAGCGTGGGGCCAGGCTCCGTGCTGGAGCTACTAGAGGCCTGCCCCTGCCTGCGCGCCCTCGGCCTGCACCTGGCCAGCCTGTCGCGCACCGCGCTCGAGGCACTGGCGGCGCCAGACCGCGCACCTTTTGAGCTCCTGGCCCTGCGGTGCGCATGTCCCGAAGACGCACGCGCGTCGCCCCTGCCTAATGAAGCCTGGGCCGAGCTGAGCCGCCGCCACCCTGGACTGGCCgtagagctggagctggagccggCTCTGCCTGCCGAGAGCGTGACACGCGTCCTGCAGCCTGCTGTGCCCGTGGCTGCGCTGCGCCTCAGCCTCTCTGGGGACACCGTAGGCCCGGTGCGCTTCGCAGCGCGCCACTACGCCGCAACCTTGCGCGCGCTCGAGGTGCGCGCTGCCGCCTCTGCCGAGCTGGACGCCGCGCTGGAGGAGCTGGCAGAGCGCTGCGTGGGCCTGCGCGAAGTGCACTGCTTCTGCGTGGTGCGACCCTCCGTGCTGCATGCCTTCCGCACGCACTGCCCGCGCCTGCGCAGCTACACGCTCAAGCTGACGCGGGAGCCGCATCCCTGGCGGCCCACGCTTGTGGCGTGA
- the FBXL8 gene encoding F-box/LRR-repeat protein 8 isoform X2: MTTAPRPCFRARIHLGSCRHWEAHPPSALTWPPRLVPDSHARPAPLDSRCFRVCAERRGGAPVRAAPSVPASRPSGSPRFLPTTVLRRQSPVSGQNPSGPLSSGTPTLLPAMAEPGEQLPEEVLALIFRHLPLRDRAAAARVCRAWAAAATCSTVWHNTNIREPSRLAAIELLTALAGRNPELRGLCLECRGEKRLFDSGRDVLDAVHALCRAARALRHLDLRRLPFTLDDALVLQVAHGCPELCSLFLDNSTLVGSVGPGSVLELLEACPCLRALGLHLASLSRTALEALAAPDRAPFELLALRCACPEDARASPLPNEAWAELSRRHPGLAVELELEPALPAESVTRVLQPAVPVAALRLSLSGDTVGPVRFAARHYAATLRALEVRAAASAELDAALEELAERCVGLREVHCFCVVRPSVLHAFRTHCPRLRSYTLKLTREPHPWRPTLVA; this comes from the exons ATGACAACCGCGCCGCGCCCATGCTTCCGAGCCAGGATCCACCTCGGCTCCTGCCGGCACTGGGAAGCCCACCCACCCTCTGCACTAACCTGGCCGCCTCGGCTCGTCCCGGATTCCCACGCCCGCCCGGCTCCACTGGATTCGCGCTGCTTCCGGGTGTGCGCGGAGCGCAGGGGCGGCGCCCCAGTGCGAGCCGCCCCTTCTGTCCCGGCGTCCCGCCCCTCGGGCTCCCCGCGGTTCCTTCCCACCACTGTCCTCCGCCGCCAGTCCCCAGTCTCTGGGCAAAACCCATCTGGTCCGCTGAGCAG CGGAACccccaccctgctcccggccATGGCGGAGCCTGGAGAACAACTGCCGGAGGAGGTGCTGGCACTCATTTTCCGTCACCTGCCCCTGCGGGACCGCGCCGCTGCCGCGAGGGTTTGCAGAGCTTGGGCTGCCGCTGCCACCTGCAGCACTGTGTGGCACAACACGAACATCAG GGAGCCGAGCCGCCTGGCGGCCATAGAGTTGCTGACCGCACTGGCTGGCCGTAACCCCGAGCTGCGAGGCCTGTGCCTGGAGTGCCGCGGAGAAAAGCGGCTCTTCGACTCGGGTCGCGACGTCCTGGACGCCGTGCACGCCCTCTGTAGGGCCGCCCGCGCGCTGCGCCACCTCGACCTAAGGCGCTTGCCCTTCACACTGGACGACGCGCTGGTGCTGCAGGTGGCACACGGCTGCCCGGAGCTCTGCAGCCTTTTCCTGGATAACAGTACGCTGGTGGGCAGCGTGGGGCCAGGCTCCGTGCTGGAGCTACTAGAGGCCTGCCCCTGCCTGCGCGCCCTCGGCCTGCACCTGGCCAGCCTGTCGCGCACCGCGCTCGAGGCACTGGCGGCGCCAGACCGCGCACCTTTTGAGCTCCTGGCCCTGCGGTGCGCATGTCCCGAAGACGCACGCGCGTCGCCCCTGCCTAATGAAGCCTGGGCCGAGCTGAGCCGCCGCCACCCTGGACTGGCCgtagagctggagctggagccggCTCTGCCTGCCGAGAGCGTGACACGCGTCCTGCAGCCTGCTGTGCCCGTGGCTGCGCTGCGCCTCAGCCTCTCTGGGGACACCGTAGGCCCGGTGCGCTTCGCAGCGCGCCACTACGCCGCAACCTTGCGCGCGCTCGAGGTGCGCGCTGCCGCCTCTGCCGAGCTGGACGCCGCGCTGGAGGAGCTGGCAGAGCGCTGCGTGGGCCTGCGCGAAGTGCACTGCTTCTGCGTGGTGCGACCCTCCGTGCTGCATGCCTTCCGCACGCACTGCCCGCGCCTGCGCAGCTACACGCTCAAGCTGACGCGGGAGCCGCATCCCTGGCGGCCCACGCTTGTGGCGTGA
- the TRADD gene encoding tumor necrosis factor receptor type 1-associated DEATH domain protein isoform X2, translating into MAAGPNGLEEWVGSAYLFVESSLDKVVLSDAYAHPQQKVAVYRALRTALAESGGSPDVLQMLKIHRSDPQLIVQLRFSGRQACGRFLRTYREGALRAALQGCLAAELTLHSVPLQLELRAGAEQLDALLTDEERCLNCIFAQKPDRLRDEELTELEDALRNLTCGSGGQGGDVEGAPAPSQSLAPSPSEEKPPPPPPPPPSGQTFLFHGQPVVNRPLSLQDQQTFARSVGLKWRKVGRSLQRGCRALRDPALDSLAYEYEREGLYEQAFQLLRRFVQAEGRRATLQRLVEALEENELTSLAEDLLGLANPHGGLA; encoded by the exons ATGGCGGCTGGGCCAAATGGGCTCGAGGAGTGGGTGGGCAGTGCCTACCTATTTGTGGAGTCCTCGCTGGACAAGGTGGTCTTGTCGGATGCCTACGCTCACCCGCAGCAGAAAGTGGCGGTGTACAGGGCTCTGCGGACTGCCCTGGCAG AGAGTGGCGGGAGCCCCGACGTGCTGCAGATGCTCAAGATCCACCGCAGCGATCCGCAGCTGATCGTGCAGTTGCGTTTCAGCGGGCGCCAGGCCTGCGGCCGCTTCCTCCGCACCTACCGCGAGGGGGCACTGCGCGCCGCGCTGCAAGGGTGCTTGGCGGCGGAGCTGACCCTGCACTCCGTGCCGCTGCAACTGGAGCTGCGCGCCGGCGCGGAGCAGCTAGATGCCTTGCTGACCGACGAGGAGCGCTGTTTGAATTGCATCTTCGCCCAGAAG CCCGACCGGCTCCGGGATGAGGAACTAACAGAGTTGGAGGATGCGCTCAGGAATCTGACGTGCGGCTCGGGGGGCCAAGGGGGCGACGTGGAGGGCGCTCCGGCCCCCTCGCAGTCTCTGGCACCCTCTCCGTCGGAGGAGaagccaccgccgccgccgccgccgccgccgtctgGCCAGACTTTTCTGTTCCATGGTCAGCCCGTAG TGAaccggccgctgagcctgcaggacCAACAGACGTTCGCGCGCTCAGTGGGCCTCAAGTGGCGCAAGGTGGGGCGCTCCTTGCAGCGCGGCTGTCGTGCATTGCGGGACCCGGCGCTTGACTCACTGGCCTATGAATACGAGCGTGAAGGGCTGTATGAGCAGGCCTTCCAGCTGCTGCGGCGCTTCGTGCAGGCCGAGGGCCGCCGCGCCACGCTGCAGCGCCTGGTGGAGGCGCTCGAGGAGAACGAACTCACCAGCCTGGCAGAGGACTTGCTGGGCCTCGCAAATCCCCATGGCGGCCTGGCCTAG
- the B3GNT9 gene encoding UDP-GlcNAc:betaGal beta-1,3-N-acetylglucosaminyltransferase 9 has product MRRRLRLRGEASLTLLLGAALGLLLYAQRDGAAPTTNAPRAQGRAAPGPTPGLRVFQAPDAGAAPPAYEEDTPEPPTPTGPFDFGRYLRAKDQRRFPLLINQPHKCRGNGAPPGGPDLLIAVKSVAADFERRQAVRQTWGAEGRVQGALVRRVFLLGVPRGAGTDGADAEGAGTRTHWSALLRAESRAYADILLWAFDDTFFNLTLKEIHFLAWASAYCPDVRFVFKGDADVFVHVGNLLEFLAPRDPEQDLLAGDVIVQARPIRVRASKYYIPEAVYGLPAYPAYAGGGGFVLSGATLRRLAGACAQVELFPIDDVFLGMCLQRLRLTPEPHPAFRTFGIPRPSAAPHLRTFDPCFYRELVVVHGLSAADIWLMWHLLHRPHGPACARPWPVAAGPFQWGP; this is encoded by the coding sequence ATGAGGCGGAGGCTGCGCCTACGCGGAGAAGCGTCGCTCACGCTGCTCCTCGGCGCCGCCCTCGGCCTCCTGCTCTATGCGCAGCGCGATGGCGCGGCCCCGACGACGAACGCGCCGCGAGCTCAAGGGAGGGCGGCGCCGGGGCCCACCCCGGGGCTCCGTGTATTTCAGGCGCCGGACGCGGGCGCAGCCCCGCCGGCCTACGAAGAGGATACGCCGGAGCCGCCCACGCCCACGGGACCTTTTGACTTTGGCCGCTATCTTCGAGCCAAGGACCAGCGGCGCTTCCCTCTCCTCATTAACCAGCCGCACAAGTGCCGAGGAAATGGCGCACCCCCCGGCGGACCCGACCTGCTCATCGCCGTCAAGTCGGTGGCTGCGGACTTCGAGCGGCGCCAAGCAGTGCGCCAGACGTGGGGGGCTGAGGGTCGCGTGCAGGGGGCGCTAGTGCGCCGGGTGTTTTTGCTGGGCGTGCCCCGGGGCGCGGGCACAGACGGGGCAGACGCGGAGGGGGCGGGCACTCGAACGCACTGGAGCGCCCTGCTGCGTGCTGAGAGCCGTGCGTACGCGGACATCCTGCTCTGGGCCTTCGACGACACTTTCTTCAACCTAACGCTCAAGGAGATCCATTTTCTGGCCTGGGCCTCCGCCTACTGCCCCGACGTGCGCTTCGTCTTTAAGGGCGACGCCGACGTGTTTGTGCACGTGGGAAACCTGCTGGAGTTCCTGGCACCAAGGGACCCGGAGCAGGACCTGCTTGCAGGTGACGTGATAGTGCAGGCGCGGCCAATCCGCGTGCGGGCCAGCAAGTACTACATCCCTGAGGCTGTGTACGGCCTGCCCGCCTACCCGGCCTACGCAGGCGGTGGCGGCTTCGTTCTCTCGGGGGCCACGCTGCGCCGCCTGGCCGGTGCCTGCGCGCAGGTTGAGCTTTTCCCCATTGACGACGTCTTTTTGGGCATGTGTCTACAGCGCCTGCGTCTCACGCCTGAGCCTCACCCTGCTTTCCGCACCTTTGGCATCCCTCGACCTTCAGCCGCTCCGCACCTCCGCACCTTCGACCCCTGCTTTTACCGCGAGCtggttgtagtgcacgggctctCGGCTGCTGACATATGGCTTATGTGGCACTTGCTGCACCGGCCACACGGGCCAGCCTGTGCGCGTCCATGGCCTGTCGCTGCGGGTCCCTTCCAGTGGGGCCCCTAG